In the Microplitis mediator isolate UGA2020A chromosome 5, iyMicMedi2.1, whole genome shotgun sequence genome, ACAAAGCAGTGTGGTAAGCCAATTATATTCTATTGAcacaagttatttatttattttgtatgctgtgtatttttgaaaagtatttcTATTAATAGGATTAGCACTAGCTATTAAtaagtaaattgtttttattcttttttggTTGGGCTTAGATGCTCGAAGATACCTCTTGTAGAGATACGACGCAGAGCAGCATCAGTATGAGTGAGGGAGAAGGTGATGGCGATATTGATGGTATGGCTGGTCGTGTAGCAGAGTTGAAGGAACTTATGCAGGGTAAAGAGGCTATGATTGAATCATTGAGCGCGGAAATTGAAAACATGAGGGCTGAGGCTGGTTCTCCGAATTCATCGCAGAGTCATAACAGCAGCACTCAATACAAAGACGTTTTAAttgtatacaaaaataaagtaaGTATGATAATCTGTACTTGACTAGTACTtgattatttcatatattggtatatttatatttagtcaaatttagtaaatatagatatacaaatacatgagtgatcgagtactagtcccttgatcgggtactagttttCTGACTGGGTACTAGTTCTCTGATTAGGTACTAGTTCCTTGATCGGGTACTGAGTCTCTTACCTTAttggaattattttaaatttatagtttttggAGTTTGAAGAAGCAATAAAACAACGTGACGACTGGATTCATCACTTGACTGGGTTACTGGAGCAGGCTCTGGCAGCTAGAGATTCATTAAAATCACAATTGACAACTTTGAATCCTATTGCTGTGCCCCGTTGTGATATTGATGGACCAgttgacattaaaaaaaaaataaatgacctAGAAGAGGCTCTAAATAATCATGTGGAagtgattcaaaaattaaactatcagTTACTTGAGTCTCACAAGCAGATAGATCAATTGGAAGTTGATAAACAATATCAGACTacggaaataaataattataaagttcAGATAAATCAACTTAATGAACAGATTCGTGTCAATACGGAAGAATATAATCAGACTACTCTCGAAAATGAAGAACTGCAAAAAACGTATGATAAACAATTGGCTAAAGTTCAAAAGGATATGTCGTCACTTGTTGGTAAATTCACAGCTGAAAATGAAAGTCAGAAAAGCAAACATGAGCAAGAAATAAAAGAACTCGAAGCTAAGCATCAAGTTGAAGTAACGCAGATTAAACAGAGCTATGAAGAACAATACAAAGGATTGTTTGAACGTTTTAATACAGAGTTACCAGCACTTGAGAGTAAACATGCCAAAGAGCTGCATGTTTTTCAATCTCAGTTGTCGACTTACAAAAAAACTGTAGACAACCTCAAGCTGGAGTTGGACAATCGAATGAAATCGGAACAATTGATTATGTCTGACTTAAACAATGTGAAGAGACAGTTAATGCAGTGCCAACAAGACAAAGAAATGCTTGATgagcaaataaaattacacaaaTTACAGGTCGAAGAGTTGACTGTTAAATACGTCGCTGCTAGCAGTGTTTTGAATTCGAAAGAAAGTATTGAAAGATCTTTGGAGGAGGCGTTGATAaatgtagagacactgaaacgtGAGAATGAAACTCTTAAATTGCAGTATGATGATATCAGTGCTAGATTTTCGGCAGCTCAAGCTTTAATAGAAAATACTCAATCACAAgaaaaagtcataaattataaaggtTATGaatatgataaatcattgtcGCGTATGAGTGGTTTTAATGCCAGTTTTGCTAGTGAAGTTAATGCCACAACTTACCAGACAATCGACGACATGGGCATCCAGTATGAGATAGTGAAAAAACGCTTAGAGGAAAAAGAATCATTGgagaaaaaattagtcgatacAATTCATGGTCTTGAAGACAAAGTTTCTAGGATTACTAAACAACTTGAAGAAACAAATTTGGAAAAAGAATCTTATGAGAAGCAGTTTAAAGATATGAAAAATAGATGTGATAAAATGATGTCTGAATTGAAGACAATTAAAGAATCAAATGCTACAGTACCTCAACCTTTTCCTAGTTCTCTTTATTTTCCTGATGGTAATCCTTCATCACTCAATGATTCTTTGTCAAAACAACAAGACAATCGCGATGATTCGAATAAAATCGAGTCTTACAGGAAGGAAATTGAGGAGTTGAAGTTGGCCATTCAGCAGAAAGATCACGAGCTTCAAGAAGCTGATAATAAACTCCGTAAAGCAATGGAGAAAGTTAAGATGTACAAAAGTGAATGTGATCAAGCTAGGAGTGGACTTGCGAGAGCTTGGGAGCATTGCGCTGAAGTTGGCGAACGTTTAAATCAAACACTTGCCGTCAATGAAAGTCGGTTTACTGATTCACTCATGACGACATTAAGTCATAACAATACTACCAGTAATGATCTAGTCGATCAATTGGAAACAAATCAAGATCCATCTAGTGATAAATTTGCCATGTCCGCTTGTAAATACGAGGATGAGAGTATTAGCACATCGGATAAAATTTCTAGTCTTAGTAATTTGGGTAAGCAATTAAGTTTTCTGTACGTGAGGACGGAAAATATTGAGttggaaaatcaaaaattaaaggaagaAAATATGGAGCTTTTGAAAGCACGAGATAATtgggataaaataaaaactgacATGGAGAAACGTCATGCTGAAGAAATGGAAGAGGTGAGAACGTATTTTGAGGCAAAATGTGTACAAATAGAGAAACAATATTCTGAAGAAGTATTCAGTCAGCAATCGAAGAAAGTGTCTGATGACAGCGAAGCTGAAGAGATGGCTGATGATTTGTATTGTGGAGGCGGCGGCGATTGTAttgtcaatattaataataatgttggTGATAATTACAAAGACGAAATGACAGCTGATAATTATCAAGTACACAGTAAACATGAAGATTTAAATCGTAATTCTATCATTGGAACTCAGGTACATcaggtaatttaatttattatgtaattaattaattattaaaatcttaatcttgttaagttaaaaatttttatttcaaagctAGATTTCATAATTGATGAacattagaaaataaattatgaaaaatagctttttaaataataaataattttaaattgaatgaaatttcCCATTAGCCATCTGACCCTTTATCGTACTCATAAAgcatgattaattaaaaaaaaaaaatacaaaataattactaaaattcCAGTAGAATAAATGCAGTACAATCTGGTCATaagcaatttttttgtctactCTTACTAGGGCCAGGCTTTAAAACCGGGTTTCTTTTTAATCCAGATTCAAATTGttattgctggtatatctatatCCCAAATAGCGCAATTGGCTTTGTGACATCTGTAAGATAGAAGTTTTGAGGCTGGTTTTACTAACGATAAGCCACCAAAAtgttgacaaaataattagaaatttgTCACCGAATAAATATCTGCTTAAAAGACTTTATacaagtgacgacaaaaagtaaactacaaaaaatatcatctaaacgacttttaaatttaaatgacttttatgggacgtaaaaaaatatacaaatttcTTATAACTCCTGGGATAACCATCTGTATGtcaccctgatagccacactctatatataattgcttagcaagttctgcagtggAAGATTTACGGCTAACTTAACAACAAGTTTCTGGCAAGTcttggctggataatacttgcgtgcaagttgatgtAAATCAactgccgtcatctgaatgCAATTTGACAAAAgaacttgccgtcaatttgaagtgaatctttcaatcaacttaacgtcattgtctgacagtaacacttgtagtcaaattgaattcaagttaacagacaatttactgtcaacttaaaggtaactgtttgctctccaacactttcctttaagttgctttcagaatacggcagtagcttgaagttaaTCTGTGAAtaaggtggctatcagggtatttatataaacaagCTTGgctttaagacaaaaaaaacttgttttgtccttttaaaagacatctttaACATCTTAAAGCTGttctgtgctacttgggatATTATTAATGCCTAAATAAAAGGAACATTAATTTAAACCCCGTTTGAGAAACTGGCCCttagaggaaaaaataaaataaaatttacgtgAGAGTGAGTCGAGCGTCCGATGTAACTTGTAACCAGATTctactgtaaataaataatattgtggTCGTTAACTTGCAACACATGTTTCATTTGTAACTAACAATAATATCTGCGTGTGTAACCGACGTGCGCATGCAGCTTTGTCAAACAGAATTGGATGCTGCTGTCGAGAATAGCGAGTTGACCGAGCTGAGGGCTGCCTACAGCCAGCAGCTTGAAGAACAAATTGCACTTGCCAAATGCGACATTGTCAACGCACTACAGGAACAAATTCAGGTAGCCCTTTGCCACCTGCTCAtcactatatttttatttaactaaatttaCTGTTATGTCatctgttttaattatttcaccCTTGTCtctaaacattttattaatcgcacgatttatttttaataattaaaattatttcagatgttttttttttttgctaatttttaaaattttatattgagtaaatatgtaagtaattattatttttattcaattacagGCACTAGTGAGTGCCGAATCTTATACAGAAGAAAATTGGCCGCCGGAATTACTGGAACTCCGTAATAAATTCACCAATAACGCAAGACGtgatatagaaaaattaaggGAAGATCATTTACatgaaataaatcaattgaagGAAGAACATTCTCGTAATTTATCTAAAACAATTGAACGTTACCAAGAagaagttaataaattaattattgaaattgaggctcacaataaaaataaacgtatTAATTTAACGGACAGTAATGATGATTCTGTACAACGAgataatttatacaaaacTTGTGCGACACTAAAAAGTTTAGTTCAAGaactcattaaatattttattacctgTGAGgaagaattaaataatacgTTAATAACACAAGTATTAAAACGACAgatatcaaatataaataattcaacaaaTGATGAAACGGATTTAGATATAAGTGAAGCAGAAATTGATTTGCCGTCATCTACATCTGCATCTCCTACGATGAAAATAAAACGAGTTCACTTTGCCCCTCTGCCTAGTCAGATATCGACAATTATGAAAAGAGattcaaatattataattgatttaattgaaGCTGACAATGATATTGCTGTTAAATTCCGCGCTGAATTGGAAAAATGTTTGGAAAGATTGAAAAGcgaaagtgaaaaaatatttgacgtCAATTTATCATCCGGTGACTCTGTTATTGATACTCTGTCAAAACAAATTTCTTGGACAACTAAAATTAATGAAGAACTCAATGCTAAACTTTCTGAAGCTGAGAGTACGATTGAACAGTATCAGGATGAATCGCATcagttgaaatttaaaataatggatCTTCAGCAAAAATTGATAGCCATTGATAgtagaaaagaaataatatcTGAAGGATATGGTGAGCAGGATAATACGGAAAGAGAACTTGTTGTACCAGATTTTAATCAGTTACATGAAAGaggtattataataaattattattttttttttttactttactgtttactcccgtgtaaaaaaaattcgtttcaaaaaagttcaacGTAGAACTTCTGAacttgagacagattagaatttcgagtgcaaaaaaaaactttaggaTTTTATATGAGCGAATTTGGAATAAAAAGaaaacgtttttaaaaaatatttttactacattttaccctcgttttgaaaaagttcCCATTAGAAACCAATAGctccataaaaattaaaaaacgtttgaaaaaaattccaaatcgagatttttgaaatgagggtaaaatgtaacaaaaatacgttttgaaaaatatgttCCTTATACACAAAATTCACCCATTCAAAGTCCtagatacaattttttttttactatcaaagcTACAAAAGTTCCACGCGAAGTTCTAATCGGTCTCTAGTTCAGAAGTTCCACATGTTGAACttttttggagtttttttttgacggGTTGATTATTActaaattaatgttttaaacaATGAATTAATGGCATATAAATGTAGCGAGACAAGCGATTATGAGTGGAGCTGGTGATAATTCATATTTGCTCCAACTGATTGAAGAATTATGCAGATATCACGACAAACAATCAGAAGATAttagaaaagaaaaagaagattTGCAGCAACAGGTACCAGTAATTGCTaataaaactcaaaaaaaaaatctgcactgcatgaatattttattttatttatttattatttttttctaagcaTTTTACATGATAGAGATTAGTTGGGATGAAGCATATTTGAagtgatttaattaataattgatatgtgtattgcaattttgaaaacttgtcatcttttttcttcatttaaaacttaaaattttcttcatataAAGCTTTAGATTTTACATAGTAAACATtagaaaaagtatataataatataattaatatcaaggGTTTAAAGTaccatttaattataaaagtacCAGCGCTTATCTATCCGTCAGGGGCCAACAATCAGTACATAATGTTTCCTATTAGTAATTAAAGTCAAATTTCATTAGCATTGTATTGTATTGCCAGCAGGTGTTTATCTCCCCTCCTTCCCAAACCATTTCAAGGGTTCGATGTCAAAAGGTAAATTATTGAACTactaataattcaattatataaattaatatttacatcaTGAGCTCATCTACAGCTTAACATTTaccatatttatttacagcCGTGCTTTTCTTCAagtataaaattcatttatttaaataactgcTTTATaactttcatgaaaaaaaatttctataaactTAACATCTATATATCTTGTCTTCACTTTTTTTATGCATGATctataatttatgattaaaatatttttaacttaattaaaaaataagggcCGCTTATAAAATACGTCGCGAAATTTTACTTCTTTAGACCCCCCCCCCTCCCTTCGTCACGCTGTCACATTTTTTGCGATCCTCCCTATCAGTGTTACGTTACAAATAATAGATCTTCTTCCCCCCGTACATGATATATGACAATTAATTTCTatacattaatatatttattactcgcaataataaaacttgaattttaaaaaaccgaacaaaatttgaaaaattgatgaGCGAACGTCACATTTCTTTATATCCCCCGACTCCCCCCTTGTCACAGTAAGCGACCCATCCCCCCTTGAAAATGCgaacgtattttataaatggcGCCATATTACTatcaatttgaatttaaaaaatttgaattttcaaaaacaaacAAGCACGTTctgcatatttattttttaaacgagCTTTGCATGTCGAGTTATTAcagtaattatatattaatggttattttaaaaaaaataaaattaacttctaagtgatattaaataactcatgtaattaattatccaCTTGATCTGGGTATTTAGATCGAAGCGGCGGATAAGCAATTACGTTCAACTCGCAAGTTCCTCGAGGAGCAAGCCAGCGAGCGTGAGATTGAACGCGACGATGCAGCACGACAAATACAAGCATTACAAGAACAGATTAAAGAACGTGAACGTGAGAAGGAACGCGATTTACGTATAACATCTGAGGtaaattatacatttaaatgacaccttttaaatatacattatTAACTTTGGTTAATTAGCTTTactcatattattattttaacttacTAAAGTTTAATTAGGGATTATCTAggtgtatttattaattacatattttaaatcgTTTATCATGTCACATGTAACACAAACATTacaaatggtttttttttactgcacactgacactaaaatatatatacatatttatttttttattacaaattgtTGCGgtggtaattaaaattagtagAATTAAAATATGCTTTTGTGATAACTGAGGCGAGTAAAATTGCTTGAGTATGTTctataatttatgttttattatttaatttaattatttttaattctattgttgtttaataaaaattttatttatcaatttatagaACATACAGGCAATTTaacttacaataattatttatttaacacttAAGCTTATAACACGCACATtgctaattttattaacacaAGTTTTTATGCACTGTGGTCTTGGTTTTCTATTTGATACACACACAAAAGTCGTCTTCACTGTCGCCTGAACCACCGTTGGTCATTCCCATGCCTCAAAAATCTGATGGCCAAGATgtaagtttatattttaattaatatatatatttttttttaattgcctcGGATGGTTGCTACGTTCGCAAAAATTTACCGTTTGCTTCATCGGGACACTGGATATTTTAATGCTAATTAATGATATACTTGGCCATGTCTTTTATGTTTCTTCTTCGAAGAAGGGACTGATTgtctaaaatttaataaatgaaatcatGTATTTTCatacaatataattttaaggACTTAGTTTATTCCTTTGGAGACCGGGAGTGTATTTGTTGtcctgaaataaaataataaaatgctgGCGAAAGTAGCAATCGTTCGGGTGTCGAGAAtgttcatgaatttttttttaattaaaatataatttaaaaattatgtaattaatattttattggtatggagtttgaaatttgaatgtatattttaatgatgaatgataaatttatcaggTTGAAGGATTGGAGGTTCAAATACGTGAGATGTCACAAACAATATTAGACTTTGAGTTCAAAAAATCTGCTGTGGAGGAAGAATTGAAGTCAGCAGTAGACAAAATATGGGAATTGCGGGACATTATAGTGAGTTTGGAGACTCAGCTTGAATCTAAAACAGAAATAGAGAGAAACTTGATAAGCCAGAGTGAACAGATGAAAGAGATAATTTCCTCCCAGACTCAGCATCAGCAGGAGCTGGTCCAAGAGCTGGAGACGCTGAAAATGGGCGGTGAGAGTACGCAGACCGATCATATAACTCATCTGCAAGAAGAATTGAGGAAACATAAATTGAGTACTGAGCACTTTAACGTCAATTCAACGGCTTTGAAGCAAATGAAATCCGAGCTACAAGACATGCAGAATCACTtggataaaaaaactaaagaatTGGAGACACTTCATATGTGCGGTTCCAGTCTGAGTATTAGTCAACCGAGTGAAGATGTGTCTATACGTGATCAAATTGACGCTACAAGATGTCCCACACCTGACGACCCTAATGCGCCGCCTACTCTACCGCTTGATCAGCTTCTTaaagttaaagaaaaattattgaaacacACCCGAGCTGAAGAAGTTGCCCTCAAACGGATTAAAGATCTTGATATGCAATTATCtgcattgaaaattctaaatgaggttcgttttatttattttattttaaaaacttaagggcattctcagactgCCCcccttttttcaaaaattttcaatgacaacGGCCATAAgcgtatttaaattttatctaatgtATTACTTTTATGTTGTTACAGGAGTTGCAAGCAGAGCAAGAAATTTTACAGCAAACAAATTCAGAGCAATTGTTCCAAATAGAAACAATGCGGGGTAGATTGGAGCAGTATAAACAGAGTGCACCTTTTGCCCAGAGACAAGCCACCTCACGTATTGAATTACAGTTGCACGAAGCGAATACTAAAGTTCATTCAATGGAGCAGGAGTTGGCTAACAAGGACCTTGAGTTACTTGACGTCAAGTATCAGCTTGAACGTACATCTCAATTGCTGCAGGACAAACAGGATGAGCTTCTTACTGTCGTTCAAACTGAAAACGGGATAATTAATGAGTTGAAAAATCGTGTAGAAATTTTAGAGCAGGAAAAACGGGTTTTTGAATCTAAACTCAGTATTCAAGAACGCGCACAGCAAGAATTACCTCAACTGATTGAGTCAATGCTTACTGATAAAAACGAAGAAATCGATCATCTTAAAGAGCAATTGTCCAAGAAAGAAAAGCAGTTTGAAGCTTACGCTTCTCAACAGCTGGAAGAAAGCAACAACGCTAAGAATGAACCGAAAAACAGCGCAAGAACATTGAGCGATATATTGTCAATACATTCAGAGTGTGAGGAGGTAGCAGAAGCTATTCGTGAGAATTCAAATGTTTTGCACAACACACCTTTAAATATGTCCTCTGCAAAAGTTCCCAGTTCATTTTCTCCAAATGATCAATTCGATGGATCATCAGTTCCTTTTATAGATTTACAAAAGTCTGATTTAAGGATTCCACCCCTTGAATTAAGCAGCCAACCGTACAGTTTTGCAAGCTCTCAGCACGTTTCCCAGCCACAGTTATCAGCAGCCGAGTCTGTGCACAGCGAAGGAGACATTACTTCACCCAAACGTGCCAACAGCATTCGTTCTGACAGAACTACTGTAGGATCagcgaataaaaataaacaatccGGTGATACTTTGAATAAAACGTCAGATAAAACAACTCCGACACGAACTAAATCAGTATTAGTAGGGTCTAGTTTATCACAACCGTGCATTGAAGATCTAGAAAATCAATTGAAAGCAATCCACAAAGAATTGCAAGCTAAATCAGCGACTTTGAGTAAGCGCGAGTCGGAACTCGATGCTTTGCAAAAAAGTCTTGATGAATTGCGCGCTGAATTTAAGGAATCAATCGATACGGTAACacgtgataaaatattttataaaaatcagtatGAATTGTCGCAGGaatcggaaaataaaattcgcaAAGATTTTGAGGAGATTGAAAATGTTCTGAAGATACGCAATGAAGAGTTGGATATTTATAGAGACAAGATACAATCAAATGAACAACTGTTGCATGAATTGGAAAATGAGAATGACACGTTGAGAAAAGACATCAGAAAATTAAGCGAAGataatttaacttttcaaaCGACAATGCGGGAAAAAATCCaggaattgaaaaatttaaaagacattatttttgaaaaagacatCACGATTGAGACCATAAAAACTCGTAATGTTGAAATTGAAAACGAGAATAAACAACTGTAtacttttaaaacaaaatttgaaagctGTCGTAAGGATTTGATTGAAAAACAGAGCGACATTAAACGTATG is a window encoding:
- the LOC130668106 gene encoding pericentrin-like isoform X5, whose protein sequence is MDSDKKKSAKRRSLEAGREMLARYKESLRNVNSSIEEPSDESFVLNDNVEQSVDQQSSVMLEDTSCRDTTQSSISMSEGEGDGDIDGMAGRVAELKELMQGKEAMIESLSAEIENMRAEAGSPNSSQSHNSSTQYKDVLIVYKNKFLEFEEAIKQRDDWIHHLTGLLEQALAARDSLKSQLTTLNPIAVPRCDIDGPVDIKKKINDLEEALNNHVEVIQKLNYQLLESHKQIDQLEVDKQYQTTEINNYKVQINQLNEQIRVNTEEYNQTTLENEELQKTYDKQLAKVQKDMSSLVGKFTAENESQKSKHEQEIKELEAKHQVEVTQIKQSYEEQYKGLFERFNTELPALESKHAKELHVFQSQLSTYKKTVDNLKLELDNRMKSEQLIMSDLNNVKRQLMQCQQDKEMLDEQIKLHKLQVEELTVKYVAASSVLNSKESIERSLEEALINVETLKRENETLKLQYDDISARFSAAQALIENTQSQEKVINYKGYEYDKSLSRMSGFNASFASEVNATTYQTIDDMGIQYEIVKKRLEEKESLEKKLVDTIHGLEDKVSRITKQLEETNLEKESYEKQFKDMKNRCDKMMSELKTIKESNATVPQPFPSSLYFPDGNPSSLNDSLSKQQDNRDDSNKIESYRKEIEELKLAIQQKDHELQEADNKLRKAMEKVKMYKSECDQARSGLARAWEHCAEVGERLNQTLAVNESRFTDSLMTTLSHNNTTSNDLVDQLETNQDPSSDKFAMSACKYEDESISTSDKISSLSNLGKQLSFLYVRTENIELENQKLKEENMELLKARDNWDKIKTDMEKRHAEEMEEVRTYFEAKCVQIEKQYSEEVFSQQSKKVSDDSEAEEMADDLYCGGGGDCIVNINNNVGDNYKDEMTADNYQVHSKHEDLNRNSIIGTQVHQLCQTELDAAVENSELTELRAAYSQQLEEQIALAKCDIVNALQEQIQALVSAESYTEENWPPELLELRNKFTNNARRDIEKLREDHLHEINQLKEEHSRNLSKTIERYQEEVNKLIIEIEAHNKNKRINLTDSNDDSVQRDNLYKTCATLKSLVQELIKYFITCEEELNNTLITQVLKRQISNINNSTNDETDLDISEAEIDLPSSTSASPTMKIKRVHFAPLPSQISTIMKRDSNIIIDLIEADNDIAVKFRAELEKCLERLKSESEKIFDVNLSSGDSVIDTLSKQISWTTKINEELNAKLSEAESTIEQYQDESHQLKFKIMDLQQKLIAIDSRKEIISEGYGEQDNTERELVVPDFNQLHERARQAIMSGAGDNSYLLQLIEELCRYHDKQSEDIRKEKEDLQQQQVFISPPSQTISRVRCQKIEAADKQLRSTRKFLEEQASEREIERDDAARQIQALQEQIKEREREKERDLRITSEVEGLEVQIREMSQTILDFEFKKSAVEEELKSAVDKIWELRDIIVSLETQLESKTEIERNLISQSEQMKEIISSQTQHQQELVQELETLKMGGESTQTDHITHLQEELRKHKLSTEHFNVNSTALKQMKSELQDMQNHLDKKTKELETLHMCGSSLSISQPSEDVSIRDQIDATRCPTPDDPNAPPTLPLDQLLKVKEKLLKHTRAEEVALKRIKDLDMQLSALKILNEELQAEQEILQQTNSEQLFQIETMRGRLEQYKQSAPFAQRQATSRIELQLHEANTKVHSMEQELANKDLELLDVKYQLERTSQLLQDKQDELLTVVQTENGIINELKNRVEILEQEKRVFESKLSIQERAQQELPQLIESMLTDKNEEIDHLKEQLSKKEKQFEAYASQQLEESNNAKNEPKNSARTLSDILSIHSECEEVAEAIRENSNVLHNTPLNMSSAKVPSSFSPNDQFDGSSVPFIDLQKSDLRIPPLELSSQPYSFASSQHVSQPQLSAAESVHSEGDITSPKRANSIRSDRTTVGSANKNKQSGDTLNKTSDKTTPTRTKSVLVGSSLSQPCIEDLENQLKAIHKELQAKSATLSKRESELDALQKSLDELRAEFKESIDTVTRDKIFYKNQYELSQESENKIRKDFEEIENVLKIRNEELDIYRDKIQSNEQLLHELENENDTLRKDIRKLSEDNLTFQTTMREKIQELKNLKDIIFEKDITIETIKTRNVEIENENKQLYTFKTKFESCRKDLIEKQSDIKRMTDGINSRDELIQRLEEMARRGSLSNTYPMTDKDQEIHHLQEYIKEKDKVIKQMTDDSKSLQRSLETIQNKIKESGNVIELRKKLKEERMFNDELTKMVAKLKHELEILKDESVRQSSEGADIEDMVQRELNLSADLDRKILDAIENDSEELTMSRRIEHACNSMSIRPVEQDIEKIMQQYTEIRRKLKQANKLNERLMHEKNELEIEQDIFKSQIMDYENRILEIKSDLDSEFKKNQTSAEDLSGQKIIIRDLQLQVQKEKNKSRRMQMEDADIIKELRLRLTTSLEVEKELRDNLSTVRQNYKLLQAKFNSLKNTMEPERSANISSSPELQEAEKNDLMMAEKYEKAVREIIELQDSLKINEAEKNRYEKQLEIELEERERLLSQITLVESAKEHLEVELKRTKEELKSHRDESKWLKKRLDSILEADDKKQAQRTDEQTELKSLRHEVKSIKEVMRDLEIDSSELKRQLERAQVEQNQLTHVVMTLRKNENELHKKLNSAKKEGERLKEVIVDLRRELEARFHRELELSKELLQDTLAGDKNSSTSDNNASAKLVETISELTNEIARYSQEKGVLIDKLIRAREEIERNVIRVRELESLLQHSDNVSSSNDHQLVAKLHHLYAKYMRVDSKRKALAFQKRYLLCVIGGYQVSEENTRSMLAKLTSVERSFISEQTLNVIKTCPKARFRSAVLLVIAVRRMKWMVQRWRSGKRKPAPTLLSNSDQSYPALRVHQANNFRNNSRSAAATVTTSANVDNGNHGVIDYEYYAQRFNNIENILGLAMSEADSNNSATH